A region of Anopheles merus strain MAF chromosome 2R, AmerM5.1, whole genome shotgun sequence DNA encodes the following proteins:
- the LOC121590353 gene encoding uncharacterized protein LOC121590353 — translation MEKPPSVPPPSEPEPEPENVHEMYIDHCFERIRQVRLVKQVIVMNENGHPIRSTIANTEDATTAAGLYASLKDKACYNLKTIDADDEFVMLRIKTRNNEAIISTDPDHGLMYITVQVPE, via the exons ATG GAAAAGCCACCAAGTGTCCCACCACCATCGGAGCCGGAACCGGAGCCGGAAAATGTGCACGAAATGTACATCGATCACTGTTTCGAGCGCATCCGCCAGGTACGGTTGGTGAAGCAAGTGATCGTGATGAACGAGAATGGCCATCCGATACGTAGCACGATCGCAAACACGGAGGATGCGACCACTGCTGCCGGTCTGTACGCGAGTTTGAAGGATAAAGCCTGCTACAACCTGAAAACGATCGATGCGGACGATGAATTTGTGATGCTGCGTATCAAAACGCGCAACAACGAGGCCATCATCAGCACCGATCCGGACCATGGATTGATGTACATAACGGTGCAAGTACCAGAGTGA
- the LOC121590343 gene encoding AP-1 complex subunit gamma-1-like isoform X2 has protein sequence MSFVPCCVPLPQKRYSPGLTINNIKQVINETIETNILRKPAPTRLRELIRQIRACRTAAEERAVVNTECAYIRSTFRETDCIWKCRNMAKLLYIHMLGYPAHFGQVECLKLAASAKYTDKRIGYLGAMLLLDERTDVHVLLTNCLKNDLNSPTQFVVGTALCTLAAIASPEMARDLCNDVERLIVSTNAFLRKKAILCAFRFVRRVPELMEDYLPKCEVFLADKNHGILIATITLITEMCEQSGPVLRYFKSIIPTLVRMLKSLTVTGYSPEHLVSGVSDPFLQVKILRLLRVLGHGDATQSEIMNDVLAQVATSTETSKNAGNAILYETVLTIMNVESENSLRVLAVNILGRFLLNNDKNIRFIGLLTLVKTVHKDMTAVQRHRITILECLSDGDPSIQRCAMELSFTLINTQNIEMVVRELLRYLESTDAEMKALCSSKIVLAAETYSPSIRWHLDVLLRILTIAGNNIRDDVISSTIQLISNSPQHEQRFITDKMWEAIMNMNQLENRQPLVQVAVWTIGEYGESGGFDEFELIEHYRQLLWAPQLSITTKQYILVSLAKISVRINGCTPEIQNIINAFRVHMNIDLQQRANEFSQLFTNYKHLRTSLLEKMPKLKLSELTTSEYNADFASGESSEGEQQQQEEPVPAPEPSNQDILLDLLGDCFSSDGNGNNALAVVPVTQPAAPQSYLQTSFNQTGLSTINNYNNNGPMAPGTDSFLDLLGLAAANQTQPSQQQTIDYTPATATIPAIEVYHKDDIHIRFLVHPQQTTVHDREAPSTTPARITVQTTNGSQATIEKFLFQAAVPKAFVLTLREPSGTVMPPGGTIMQDLLIARQTGQSGGAASGLRMKVRFSYEVENYSMMEQIDVNEFPSGFLR, from the exons ATGAGTTTTGTTCCGTGTTGTGTTCCTTTGCCCCAAAAAAG ATACAGTCCCGGCTTGAcgatcaacaacatcaaacagGTGATCAATGAAACGATCGAAACCAATATTT TGCGAAAGCCGGCCCCAACACGGCTGCGAGAGCTGATCCGACAGATCCGTGCCTGCCGGACGGCGGCCGAGGAGCGTGCCGTGGTCAACACAGAATGTGCCTACATCCGAAGTACCTTCCGCGAGACGGACTGCATCTGGAAGTGTCGCAACATGGCGAAGCTGCTGTACATCCACATGCTCGGCTATCCGGCCCACTTTGGCCAGGTGGAGTGCCTGAAGCTGGCCGCCAGCGCCAAGTACACGGACAAGCGGATAGGCTACCTCGGcgcgatgctgctgctcgacgAGCGCACCGATGTGCACGTGCTGCTTACCAACTGCCTTAAAAA CGATCTCAACAGCCCCACACAGTTCGTCGTCGGCACGGCACTGTGCACGCTGGCCGCCATCGCGTCGCCCGAGATGGCCCGCGACCTGTGCAACGACGTCGAGCGGCTGATCGTGTCGACCAACGCGTTCCTGCGCAAGAAAGCGATCCTCTGTGCCTTCCGGTTTGTGCGCCGCGTCCCCGAGCTGATGGAGGACTATCTGCCCAAGTGTGAGGTGTTTCTGGCGGACAAGAACCACGGCATCCTGATCGCCACCATCACGCTGATTACCGAGATGTGCGAACAGAGTGGACCGGTGCTGCGATACTTCAAGTCGATCATACCGACGCTGGTGCGCATGCTGAAATCGCTCACCGTTACCGGCTACTCGCCCGAACATCTGGTAAGCGGTGTGAGCGATCCATTCCTGCAGGTCAAGATACTGCGGCTGCTACGGGTGCTCGGGCACGGCGATGCCACGCAGTCGGAGATCATGAACGATGTGCTGGCGCAGGTCGCGACCAGTACGGAGACGAGCAAGAACGCAGGCAACGCGATCCTGTACGAAACGGTGCTGACGATCATGAACGTCGAGTCGGAGAACAGTTTGCGCGTGCTGGCGGTTAACATACTGGGGCGGTTTCTGCTGAACAACGACAAAAACATCCGGTTCATCGGGCTGCTCACGCTGGTCAAGACGGTGCACAAGGACATGACGGCGGTGCAGCGCCACCGCATTACGATCCTCGAGTGCCTTTCGGACGGCGATCCGTCGATACAGCGGTGCGCCATGGAGCTGTCGTTTACGCTCATCAACACGCAGAACATCGAGATGGTGGTGCGGGAGCTGCTGCGGTACCTCGAGTCGACCGACGCGGAGATGAAGGCGCTCTGCAGCAGCAAGATTGTGCTGGCGGCGGAGACGTACTCGCCCTCGATCCGCTGGCATTTGGATGTGCTGCTGAGGATTCTTACCATT gCCGGCAATAACATCCGAGACGATGTGATATCGTCCACCATACAGCTCATCTCGAACAGTCCCCAGCACGAGCAGCGTTTCATCACGGACAAGATGTGGGAAGCGATCATGAACATGAACCAGCTCGAGAATCGGCAGCCGCTGGTGCAGGTTGCTGTATGGACGATTGGGGAGTACGGAGAATCGGGCGGGTTCGATG agTTTGAATTAATTGAACACTATCGGCAACTGTTGTGGGCACCGCAGCTTTCAATCACCACCAAGCAGTACATTCTCGTGTCGTTGGCCAAAATCAGCGTACGAATCAATGGCTGTACACC CGAAATTCAAAACATCATCAATGCGTTCCGAGTGCACATGAACATCGATTTGCAGCAGCGGGCGAACGAGTTTTCGCAACTATTCACCAACTACAAACACCTGCGGACCTCGCTGCTCGAGAAGATGCCAAAGCTGAAGCTATCGGAGCTGACCACCTCCGAGTACAATGCTGACTTTGCGTCCGGCGAATCGTCCGAGGgggaacagcagcaacaggaagAGCCGGTACCAGCTCCAGAACCATCG AACCAAGACATCTTGCTCGATCTTCTGGGCGATTGCTTTAGCAGCGACGGAAACGGCAACAATGCACTCGCCGTCGTGCCCGTTACGCAGCCAGCCGCACCGCAATCCTATCTACAAACGAGCTTTAATCAAACCGGCCTGTCCACAATTAACAACTACAACAATAACGGTCCGATGGCACCCGGCACCGACAGCTTCCTCGATCTACTTGGTCTTGCCGCAGCGAACCAAACGCAACCGTCACAGCAGCAGACAATCGACTACACACCGGCAACGGCAACAATACCAGCGATCGAAGTTTACCACAAGGACGACATACACATCCGCTTTCTCGTACACCCGCAGCAAACGACGGTGCACGATCGGGAGGCACCATCAACGACCCCGGCCCGCATCACCGTCCAAACGACCAACGGATCACAGGCGACGATCGAAAAATTCCTGTTCCAGGCAGCCGTACCGAAAGCGTTCGTGCTGACGCTCCGTGAACCGTCCGGCACGGTAATGCCACCGGGCGGTACGATCATGCAGGATCTGCTGATTGCGCGGCAAACGGGCCAAAGTGGCGGTGCAGCGAGTGGGCTGCGCATGAAGGTTCGCTTTTCGTACGAGGTGGAAAACTACTCCATGATGGAACAGATCGATGTGAACGAGTTTCCCAGCGGGTTTCTACGCTAG
- the LOC121590348 gene encoding glutaminase kidney isoform, mitochondrial isoform X2, which produces MENLMQDDEAVQQDFCEETFQQLNRTKSNEVTSQQREAFVKLLANFVRQRDTDKKHSEDQLFNMFKNKETNTVNMGKFLAELRTIGIRRTDPRIQELMDNLKRVHKLNNYEHGSPHTQHLNEETFKAVIAPNIVLIARAFRHQFVIPDFQGFTKDIEEIYWKCKSNADGKVANYIPQLSRVNPDYWGVSVCTIDGQRFSIGDTSVPFTLQSCSKPLTYAIALEKLGAQVVHQYIGQEPSGRNFNELVLDYEKKPHNPMINAGAILTCSLLKTLVHPEMTLAEKFDYAQTWFSRMAGNEPLGFNNAVFLSEREAADRNYALGFYMREHKCYPEKANLRECMDFYFQICSMEATCDTLSVVAATLANGGICPLTEERVLQSENVRDVLSLMHSCGMYDFSGQFAFKVGLPAKSGVCGGVMLVIPNVMGMFMWSPPLDPLGNSCRGVQFCKELVDVFNFHLYDNIKHGSNKKDPRRHRYETKGLSVVNLLFSAAIGDVTALRRHKLSGMDITLSDYDGRTALHLASAEGHYECVRFLLEHCGVPHDPKDRWGNRPIDEAETFAHEDVVTLLRQWEEKVQKAQTCETSETGYNSDQDSDASSGKGTKGPAGSPMLP; this is translated from the exons ATGGAGAATCTCATGCAGGACGATGAAGCGGTACAGCAGGATTTCTGCGAAGAAACGTTCCAGCAGCTGAATCGTACGAAAAGCAATGAAGTTACATCCCAGCAAAGAGAAGCTTTTGTGAAGCTGCTGGCCAATTTTGTGAG GCAACGTGATACGGACAAGAAGCACTCCGAGGATCAActgtttaacatgttcaaaaACAAGGAGACGAACACGGTCAACATGGGAAAGTTTCTGGCG GAATTGCGAACGATCGGCATCCGGCGGACGGATCCCCGCATCCAGGAGCTGATGGACAATCTGAAGCGTGTCCACAAGCTGAACAACTACGAACACGGCTCACCGCACACCCAGCACCTGAACGAGGAAACCTTCAAAGCCGTTATCGCACCGAACATTGTGCTGATCGCGCGCGCATTCCGCCACCAATTCGTCATACCCGACTTCCAGGGCTTCACCAAGGACATCGAGGAAATCTACTGGAAGTGCAAAAGCAACGCCGACGGTAAGGTGGCCAACTACATCCCCCAGCTATCGCGCGTCAATCCCGACTACTGGGGCGTGAGCGTGTGCACGATCGATGGGCAGCGCTTCTCGATCGGTGACACCTCGGTACCGTTTACGCTGCAAAGCTGCAGCAAGCCGCTAACGTACGCGATCGCGCTCGAGAAGCTGGGAGCGCAGGTGGTCCACCAGTACATCGGGCAGGAGCCGAGCGGCCGCAACTTCAACGAGCTGGTGCTGGACTACGAAAAGAAGCCGCACAACCCAATGATCAATGCCGGGGCGATCCTCACCTGCTCCCTGCTCAAGACGCTCGTCCATCCGGAGATGACGCTGGCGGAGAAGTTCGACTACGCGCAGACCTGGTTCAGCCGGATGGCGGGCAACGAGCCGCTCGGGTTCAACAATGCCGTGTTCCTGTCCGAACGGGAGGCGGCCGATCGGAACTACGCGCTCGGGTTTTACATGCGCGAGCACAAATGCTACCCGGAGAAGGCGAACCTGCGCGAGTGCATGGACTTTTACTTTCAGATCTGCTCGATGGAGGCCACCTGCGATACGCTCTCGGTCGTGGCGGCTACCCTCGCGAACGGTGGCATCTGTCCGCTGACGGAGGAGCGCGTCCTGCAGTCGGAGAACGTGCGCGACGTCCTGTCGCTGATGCATTCCTGCGGTATGTACGACTTTAGCGGTCAGTTCGCGTTCAAAGTGGGCCTGCCGGCCAAATCGGGCGTGTGCGGCGGTGTGATGCTGGTCATTCCGAACGTGATGGGCATGTTCATGTGGTCACCGCCGCTCGATCCGCTCGGCAACAGCTGCCGGGGCGTACAGTTCTGCAAGGAGCTGGTGGACGTGTTCAACTTCCATCTGTACGACAACATTAAGCACGGCTCGAACAAGAAGGACCCACGGCGCCACCGGTACGAAACGAAGGGCCTGTCCGTGGTGAATCTACTGTTTTCCGCTGCGATCGGTGACGTCACTGCGCTGCGCCGTCACAAGCTGTCCGGCATGGATATTACGCTGTCGGATTACGATGGCCGAACGGCACTGCATCTGGCCAGTGCGGAGGGACACTACGAGTGTGTTCGATTTCTGCTGGAGCACTGTGGTGTGCCGCACGATCCGAAAGATCGCTGGGGCAACCGACCGATCGATGAGGCGGAAACATTCGCACACGAGGACGTTGTAACGCTGCTGCGCCAGTGGGAAGAGAAGGTACAGAAGGCGCAAACGTGCGAAACTAGCGAAACGGGATACAACTCCGACCAGGACAGCGATGCGTCCAGTGGCAAAGGGACGAAAGGTCCGGCCGGTTCACCGATGTTGCCCTAA
- the LOC121590343 gene encoding AP-1 complex subunit gamma-1-like isoform X1, translating into MYPYYETDWSILPPEHNRRYSPGLTINNIKQVINETIETNILRKPAPTRLRELIRQIRACRTAAEERAVVNTECAYIRSTFRETDCIWKCRNMAKLLYIHMLGYPAHFGQVECLKLAASAKYTDKRIGYLGAMLLLDERTDVHVLLTNCLKNDLNSPTQFVVGTALCTLAAIASPEMARDLCNDVERLIVSTNAFLRKKAILCAFRFVRRVPELMEDYLPKCEVFLADKNHGILIATITLITEMCEQSGPVLRYFKSIIPTLVRMLKSLTVTGYSPEHLVSGVSDPFLQVKILRLLRVLGHGDATQSEIMNDVLAQVATSTETSKNAGNAILYETVLTIMNVESENSLRVLAVNILGRFLLNNDKNIRFIGLLTLVKTVHKDMTAVQRHRITILECLSDGDPSIQRCAMELSFTLINTQNIEMVVRELLRYLESTDAEMKALCSSKIVLAAETYSPSIRWHLDVLLRILTIAGNNIRDDVISSTIQLISNSPQHEQRFITDKMWEAIMNMNQLENRQPLVQVAVWTIGEYGESGGFDEFELIEHYRQLLWAPQLSITTKQYILVSLAKISVRINGCTPEIQNIINAFRVHMNIDLQQRANEFSQLFTNYKHLRTSLLEKMPKLKLSELTTSEYNADFASGESSEGEQQQQEEPVPAPEPSNQDILLDLLGDCFSSDGNGNNALAVVPVTQPAAPQSYLQTSFNQTGLSTINNYNNNGPMAPGTDSFLDLLGLAAANQTQPSQQQTIDYTPATATIPAIEVYHKDDIHIRFLVHPQQTTVHDREAPSTTPARITVQTTNGSQATIEKFLFQAAVPKAFVLTLREPSGTVMPPGGTIMQDLLIARQTGQSGGAASGLRMKVRFSYEVENYSMMEQIDVNEFPSGFLR; encoded by the exons ATACAGTCCCGGCTTGAcgatcaacaacatcaaacagGTGATCAATGAAACGATCGAAACCAATATTT TGCGAAAGCCGGCCCCAACACGGCTGCGAGAGCTGATCCGACAGATCCGTGCCTGCCGGACGGCGGCCGAGGAGCGTGCCGTGGTCAACACAGAATGTGCCTACATCCGAAGTACCTTCCGCGAGACGGACTGCATCTGGAAGTGTCGCAACATGGCGAAGCTGCTGTACATCCACATGCTCGGCTATCCGGCCCACTTTGGCCAGGTGGAGTGCCTGAAGCTGGCCGCCAGCGCCAAGTACACGGACAAGCGGATAGGCTACCTCGGcgcgatgctgctgctcgacgAGCGCACCGATGTGCACGTGCTGCTTACCAACTGCCTTAAAAA CGATCTCAACAGCCCCACACAGTTCGTCGTCGGCACGGCACTGTGCACGCTGGCCGCCATCGCGTCGCCCGAGATGGCCCGCGACCTGTGCAACGACGTCGAGCGGCTGATCGTGTCGACCAACGCGTTCCTGCGCAAGAAAGCGATCCTCTGTGCCTTCCGGTTTGTGCGCCGCGTCCCCGAGCTGATGGAGGACTATCTGCCCAAGTGTGAGGTGTTTCTGGCGGACAAGAACCACGGCATCCTGATCGCCACCATCACGCTGATTACCGAGATGTGCGAACAGAGTGGACCGGTGCTGCGATACTTCAAGTCGATCATACCGACGCTGGTGCGCATGCTGAAATCGCTCACCGTTACCGGCTACTCGCCCGAACATCTGGTAAGCGGTGTGAGCGATCCATTCCTGCAGGTCAAGATACTGCGGCTGCTACGGGTGCTCGGGCACGGCGATGCCACGCAGTCGGAGATCATGAACGATGTGCTGGCGCAGGTCGCGACCAGTACGGAGACGAGCAAGAACGCAGGCAACGCGATCCTGTACGAAACGGTGCTGACGATCATGAACGTCGAGTCGGAGAACAGTTTGCGCGTGCTGGCGGTTAACATACTGGGGCGGTTTCTGCTGAACAACGACAAAAACATCCGGTTCATCGGGCTGCTCACGCTGGTCAAGACGGTGCACAAGGACATGACGGCGGTGCAGCGCCACCGCATTACGATCCTCGAGTGCCTTTCGGACGGCGATCCGTCGATACAGCGGTGCGCCATGGAGCTGTCGTTTACGCTCATCAACACGCAGAACATCGAGATGGTGGTGCGGGAGCTGCTGCGGTACCTCGAGTCGACCGACGCGGAGATGAAGGCGCTCTGCAGCAGCAAGATTGTGCTGGCGGCGGAGACGTACTCGCCCTCGATCCGCTGGCATTTGGATGTGCTGCTGAGGATTCTTACCATT gCCGGCAATAACATCCGAGACGATGTGATATCGTCCACCATACAGCTCATCTCGAACAGTCCCCAGCACGAGCAGCGTTTCATCACGGACAAGATGTGGGAAGCGATCATGAACATGAACCAGCTCGAGAATCGGCAGCCGCTGGTGCAGGTTGCTGTATGGACGATTGGGGAGTACGGAGAATCGGGCGGGTTCGATG agTTTGAATTAATTGAACACTATCGGCAACTGTTGTGGGCACCGCAGCTTTCAATCACCACCAAGCAGTACATTCTCGTGTCGTTGGCCAAAATCAGCGTACGAATCAATGGCTGTACACC CGAAATTCAAAACATCATCAATGCGTTCCGAGTGCACATGAACATCGATTTGCAGCAGCGGGCGAACGAGTTTTCGCAACTATTCACCAACTACAAACACCTGCGGACCTCGCTGCTCGAGAAGATGCCAAAGCTGAAGCTATCGGAGCTGACCACCTCCGAGTACAATGCTGACTTTGCGTCCGGCGAATCGTCCGAGGgggaacagcagcaacaggaagAGCCGGTACCAGCTCCAGAACCATCG AACCAAGACATCTTGCTCGATCTTCTGGGCGATTGCTTTAGCAGCGACGGAAACGGCAACAATGCACTCGCCGTCGTGCCCGTTACGCAGCCAGCCGCACCGCAATCCTATCTACAAACGAGCTTTAATCAAACCGGCCTGTCCACAATTAACAACTACAACAATAACGGTCCGATGGCACCCGGCACCGACAGCTTCCTCGATCTACTTGGTCTTGCCGCAGCGAACCAAACGCAACCGTCACAGCAGCAGACAATCGACTACACACCGGCAACGGCAACAATACCAGCGATCGAAGTTTACCACAAGGACGACATACACATCCGCTTTCTCGTACACCCGCAGCAAACGACGGTGCACGATCGGGAGGCACCATCAACGACCCCGGCCCGCATCACCGTCCAAACGACCAACGGATCACAGGCGACGATCGAAAAATTCCTGTTCCAGGCAGCCGTACCGAAAGCGTTCGTGCTGACGCTCCGTGAACCGTCCGGCACGGTAATGCCACCGGGCGGTACGATCATGCAGGATCTGCTGATTGCGCGGCAAACGGGCCAAAGTGGCGGTGCAGCGAGTGGGCTGCGCATGAAGGTTCGCTTTTCGTACGAGGTGGAAAACTACTCCATGATGGAACAGATCGATGTGAACGAGTTTCCCAGCGGGTTTCTACGCTAG
- the LOC121590354 gene encoding dynein light chain roadblock-type 2 translates to MSQEVEETLKRIQSHKGVVGTIVVNNEGIPVKSTLDNTSTVQYAGLMSQLSDKARSVVRDLDPSNDLSFLRVRSKKHEIMVAPDKDFLLIVIQNPTD, encoded by the exons atg TCGCAAGAAGTGGAGGAAACTCTAAAGCGCATCCAATCGCACAAAGGCGTCGTAGGAACGATTGTGGTCAACAATGAAG GAATTCCAGTGAAAAGTACCCTCGACAACACGTCCACCGTGCAGTACGCTGGGTTGATGAGCCAGCTGTCCGACAAGGCCCGGTCGGTGGTCCGTGATCTGGATCCGTCGAACGATCTCTCTTTTCTACGGGTGCGGTCCAAAAAGCACGAAATCATGGTCGCTCCCGATAAGGACTTTCTGCTGATCGTCATCCAAAATCCGACGGACTGA
- the LOC121590348 gene encoding glutaminase liver isoform, mitochondrial isoform X1 gives MNISRVCVNLQNLTHHLPCGAGASVLGYRSIPGNRGTSSIDVSSRVRRDSAASFSARRRLWTTTARSQSQKAHFYNVDRKRPPPQADEQRDTDKKHSEDQLFNMFKNKETNTVNMGKFLAELRTIGIRRTDPRIQELMDNLKRVHKLNNYEHGSPHTQHLNEETFKAVIAPNIVLIARAFRHQFVIPDFQGFTKDIEEIYWKCKSNADGKVANYIPQLSRVNPDYWGVSVCTIDGQRFSIGDTSVPFTLQSCSKPLTYAIALEKLGAQVVHQYIGQEPSGRNFNELVLDYEKKPHNPMINAGAILTCSLLKTLVHPEMTLAEKFDYAQTWFSRMAGNEPLGFNNAVFLSEREAADRNYALGFYMREHKCYPEKANLRECMDFYFQICSMEATCDTLSVVAATLANGGICPLTEERVLQSENVRDVLSLMHSCGMYDFSGQFAFKVGLPAKSGVCGGVMLVIPNVMGMFMWSPPLDPLGNSCRGVQFCKELVDVFNFHLYDNIKHGSNKKDPRRHRYETKGLSVVNLLFSAAIGDVTALRRHKLSGMDITLSDYDGRTALHLASAEGHYECVRFLLEHCGVPHDPKDRWGNRPIDEAETFAHEDVVTLLRQWEEKVQKAQTCETSETGYNSDQDSDASSGKGTKGPAGSPMLP, from the exons ATGAACATCTCTCGTGTATGTGTCAATTTACAAAACTTAACACATCACCTACCGTGTGGCGCTGGTGCGAGCGTGCTGGGATATAGGTCGATTCCGGGCAACCGTGGAACCTCCAGCATCGATGTATCATCGCGCGTTCGCCGTGATTCGGCAGCATCCTTCAGCGCCAGACGCAG ATTGTGGACAACGACTGCACGCTCCCAAAGTCAGAAGGCTCACTTCTACAATGTCGACCGTAAGCGACCACCACCGCAGGCAGATGA GCAACGTGATACGGACAAGAAGCACTCCGAGGATCAActgtttaacatgttcaaaaACAAGGAGACGAACACGGTCAACATGGGAAAGTTTCTGGCG GAATTGCGAACGATCGGCATCCGGCGGACGGATCCCCGCATCCAGGAGCTGATGGACAATCTGAAGCGTGTCCACAAGCTGAACAACTACGAACACGGCTCACCGCACACCCAGCACCTGAACGAGGAAACCTTCAAAGCCGTTATCGCACCGAACATTGTGCTGATCGCGCGCGCATTCCGCCACCAATTCGTCATACCCGACTTCCAGGGCTTCACCAAGGACATCGAGGAAATCTACTGGAAGTGCAAAAGCAACGCCGACGGTAAGGTGGCCAACTACATCCCCCAGCTATCGCGCGTCAATCCCGACTACTGGGGCGTGAGCGTGTGCACGATCGATGGGCAGCGCTTCTCGATCGGTGACACCTCGGTACCGTTTACGCTGCAAAGCTGCAGCAAGCCGCTAACGTACGCGATCGCGCTCGAGAAGCTGGGAGCGCAGGTGGTCCACCAGTACATCGGGCAGGAGCCGAGCGGCCGCAACTTCAACGAGCTGGTGCTGGACTACGAAAAGAAGCCGCACAACCCAATGATCAATGCCGGGGCGATCCTCACCTGCTCCCTGCTCAAGACGCTCGTCCATCCGGAGATGACGCTGGCGGAGAAGTTCGACTACGCGCAGACCTGGTTCAGCCGGATGGCGGGCAACGAGCCGCTCGGGTTCAACAATGCCGTGTTCCTGTCCGAACGGGAGGCGGCCGATCGGAACTACGCGCTCGGGTTTTACATGCGCGAGCACAAATGCTACCCGGAGAAGGCGAACCTGCGCGAGTGCATGGACTTTTACTTTCAGATCTGCTCGATGGAGGCCACCTGCGATACGCTCTCGGTCGTGGCGGCTACCCTCGCGAACGGTGGCATCTGTCCGCTGACGGAGGAGCGCGTCCTGCAGTCGGAGAACGTGCGCGACGTCCTGTCGCTGATGCATTCCTGCGGTATGTACGACTTTAGCGGTCAGTTCGCGTTCAAAGTGGGCCTGCCGGCCAAATCGGGCGTGTGCGGCGGTGTGATGCTGGTCATTCCGAACGTGATGGGCATGTTCATGTGGTCACCGCCGCTCGATCCGCTCGGCAACAGCTGCCGGGGCGTACAGTTCTGCAAGGAGCTGGTGGACGTGTTCAACTTCCATCTGTACGACAACATTAAGCACGGCTCGAACAAGAAGGACCCACGGCGCCACCGGTACGAAACGAAGGGCCTGTCCGTGGTGAATCTACTGTTTTCCGCTGCGATCGGTGACGTCACTGCGCTGCGCCGTCACAAGCTGTCCGGCATGGATATTACGCTGTCGGATTACGATGGCCGAACGGCACTGCATCTGGCCAGTGCGGAGGGACACTACGAGTGTGTTCGATTTCTGCTGGAGCACTGTGGTGTGCCGCACGATCCGAAAGATCGCTGGGGCAACCGACCGATCGATGAGGCGGAAACATTCGCACACGAGGACGTTGTAACGCTGCTGCGCCAGTGGGAAGAGAAGGTACAGAAGGCGCAAACGTGCGAAACTAGCGAAACGGGATACAACTCCGACCAGGACAGCGATGCGTCCAGTGGCAAAGGGACGAAAGGTCCGGCCGGTTCACCGATGTTGCCCTAA